In a genomic window of Flammeovirga agarivorans:
- a CDS encoding helix-turn-helix domain-containing protein, with protein sequence MINPLPVILEENIRLIFGLKVRMHRQEQKLSLSELAKRAEMSVSYINEIEKGKKYPKRNKITALAAALGVSYDELVSLKISKKLGAISKLLNSNILQELPLDVFGLEPRNLLELMSDAPSKLSAFINTIVEISRNYNLTVENFYFSVLRSYQEIHDNYFEDIEKSAKEFRAEFIKDGEPLEEQLEQYLKQVCGYHLDHNSISEHPALDTFRSILKSDTDHSKTLLLNKKLNQRRRTFIYAREAAFHILGLADRSKTYSWMQVKSFDMLFNDYMATYFAGALLVPEERIIADIQKILEGSTFSFDNFIELILKHNTSPETFLYRMMSILPKHFGLSKIFFLRLDHKPGSNVYSLTKELHLDGLHSPHGTVLSEHYCRRWVSLKIFEDLEKNRAEGKHDKYICDAQISKYITSGKEYFCISVARALPLVDESIDTSITIGFLMNDKFREKTNIWQSEKVRMEFVNETCERCPSVDCSVRASDALVLKKHRKEKERITALEAILGKGVVS encoded by the coding sequence GTGATAAATCCATTGCCTGTGATTTTAGAGGAAAATATACGTCTTATATTCGGATTGAAAGTCCGTATGCATAGACAAGAACAAAAATTATCATTATCGGAGTTAGCAAAAAGAGCGGAGATGTCGGTTTCATACATCAATGAAATCGAGAAGGGAAAGAAATACCCAAAAAGAAATAAAATCACAGCTCTTGCTGCTGCATTAGGAGTTTCATACGATGAACTTGTTTCTTTAAAGATCTCTAAGAAATTAGGTGCGATCTCCAAGCTTCTTAATTCAAATATTCTTCAGGAATTACCTCTAGATGTTTTTGGTTTAGAGCCAAGAAACCTCTTAGAGTTAATGTCTGATGCTCCATCTAAACTTTCAGCTTTTATTAATACAATTGTTGAAATTTCTAGAAATTATAACCTTACAGTAGAAAACTTTTATTTCTCTGTATTAAGGTCATATCAGGAAATTCACGATAATTATTTTGAAGACATTGAAAAATCTGCAAAAGAGTTTAGAGCAGAGTTTATTAAAGATGGAGAACCACTTGAAGAACAATTAGAACAGTACTTAAAGCAAGTTTGTGGTTATCACTTGGATCACAACTCTATTAGTGAACATCCAGCTTTAGATACTTTTCGATCAATTCTGAAATCAGATACTGATCACTCTAAAACTCTCCTTCTTAATAAAAAATTAAACCAAAGAAGAAGAACTTTTATTTATGCTAGAGAAGCTGCTTTCCATATTTTAGGGTTAGCAGACCGTTCTAAAACCTATTCTTGGATGCAAGTCAAATCATTTGATATGCTATTCAATGATTACATGGCAACGTATTTTGCTGGAGCACTTCTAGTTCCAGAAGAGAGGATCATTGCAGATATCCAAAAGATTTTAGAAGGTAGTACTTTCTCTTTTGATAATTTCATTGAGCTGATTCTTAAGCACAACACTTCTCCTGAGACATTCTTATATAGAATGATGAGTATCCTTCCAAAACACTTTGGTTTAAGTAAAATTTTCTTCTTAAGATTAGATCACAAACCTGGAAGCAATGTATACTCTTTAACAAAAGAGCTTCATTTAGATGGTTTACATAGCCCGCATGGTACAGTACTATCTGAACACTACTGTAGACGTTGGGTCTCTTTAAAAATCTTTGAAGATTTAGAGAAAAACAGAGCGGAAGGAAAGCATGACAAATACATTTGTGATGCTCAAATCTCGAAATACATTACTTCAGGAAAAGAGTATTTTTGTATTAGTGTAGCAAGAGCATTACCATTAGTGGATGAGTCTATCGATACAAGTATTACCATTGGCTTTTTAATGAATGATAAGTTCAGAGAAAAGACCAACATATGGCAATCTGAGAAAGTACGTATGGAGTTCGTTAACGAAACTTGTGAGCGTTGTCCATCTGTAGATTGTTCAGTTAGAGCCTCTGATGCTTTGGTACTCAAAAAACACAGAAAAGAAAAAGAAAGAATTACTGCTTTAGAAGCAATATTAGGAAAAGGTGTTGTATCTTAG
- a CDS encoding DUF1987 domain-containing protein → MENFHIDGSTYIPRIDFNAQTGVLELEGESYHEYTTEFFGPIFSWLEDYLEAPGKEITLNFKMSYFNTSSSRRFLEILTMLEDYQNDKEGKVTVNWYYEENDVDMLESGEEYADDVELSFNLLPY, encoded by the coding sequence ATGGAAAACTTCCATATTGACGGATCCACATATATTCCAAGAATTGATTTCAATGCTCAGACAGGCGTTTTAGAATTGGAAGGCGAATCGTATCATGAGTATACTACTGAGTTTTTTGGCCCTATCTTCTCATGGTTAGAAGACTACCTAGAAGCTCCAGGAAAGGAAATTACATTAAACTTTAAGATGTCTTATTTCAATACTTCATCTTCTAGACGTTTCCTTGAAATATTAACAATGTTAGAAGATTACCAAAATGACAAAGAAGGTAAAGTTACTGTCAATTGGTATTACGAAGAAAATGATGTAGATATGTTAGAAAGCGGTGAAGAATACGCTGATGACGTTGAGCTTTCATTTAATTTACTTCCATATTAA
- a CDS encoding TonB-dependent receptor has protein sequence MSSYTVKYFFLILCFVFLGAKATYAQNKGDQVYEFNFFEVTYPEAIQKITDQCGVNFIYSDDNIPLVKKITFQRKQAKLSDILNLMFDGRFLGYRIEGNDIVISVHRIPLDSPEGRRLTKYPINGVVREKGTKETIIGATVIVEDLNIGTVTNFDGFYSLSVPIGSYRIKVKSLGFFEYDTLVKVEQAVKLNVQLNIMETKLREVLVISRNSEIYEGILQLSNITNVTPEATKELPMILGEGDVIKSLQLMPGFKSANEGSSELSVRGGGTDQNLFLIDNVPIYNATHSLGFYSIFNTNSLKNVTTYKSGIPAQYGGRGSSVIDVHLREGNNQKFNVSGGIGTISANATIEGPIKKDKASFIISGRRPYTDLFQLNSENGVNTIVFYDLSAKVKYQINSKNTITTSGYFSRDKLSFQDVSASEWGNNTANITWNSLLSPKTYSNMTLWYTHYSVSNIINTVPETSYITSYTLDDIGLKYNLEHYFTPYVTFKTGLESIYHLYNQGDIAPYAPESIVTPTDAQDISAIESAAYFDIEWNIDEKVKLGIGGRYSRFDNIRNRRQYIYELTPFTSTGTLNTVVDTVFYSGFNIDNSYHNFSPRASMSVAITPKHSLRIAYDRMAQYAQELSLSSLPNNAGVWIPSNKLIKPLINDQYSIGYLSKLKDGVFDFSFDAYYKDSKDILEFHPNGRYLVTDQIENDVVGGIGKSYGFETLFRKRKGKFTGSMAYTYSFSFMKVDEINDGNWYPTNQDQRHVFNILGSFQLSPQIQFSAVWNYASGRPYTAPEGKYIKDGYVVPIYGERNAARLPSTHHLDISLTFYRKMSRKKQNESSFNFSIYNVYARKNTYSYIFRSSKSNPEQLETVKVYLFSILPSFSYNFKF, from the coding sequence TTGAGCTCATATACTGTTAAATATTTCTTCCTCATTTTATGCTTCGTTTTTTTAGGAGCAAAGGCAACTTATGCTCAAAATAAGGGAGATCAGGTATATGAGTTCAATTTTTTTGAAGTCACCTACCCAGAAGCTATTCAAAAAATCACCGATCAATGTGGAGTGAATTTCATCTATAGTGATGACAATATCCCATTGGTAAAAAAAATCACATTCCAACGTAAACAGGCGAAACTATCAGACATCTTAAACTTAATGTTTGATGGAAGATTTTTGGGTTATCGAATTGAAGGAAATGATATTGTTATTTCAGTACATCGTATCCCTTTAGATTCACCAGAAGGACGTCGTTTGACCAAATATCCCATTAATGGAGTGGTAAGAGAAAAAGGAACCAAAGAGACAATTATTGGAGCTACAGTAATTGTTGAGGACTTAAACATTGGTACAGTGACAAACTTTGATGGTTTTTACTCCCTCTCTGTCCCTATAGGTTCTTATCGTATTAAAGTAAAATCACTTGGGTTCTTTGAATATGATACTTTAGTAAAGGTCGAACAGGCTGTAAAGCTGAATGTTCAACTCAATATCATGGAGACCAAATTGAGAGAAGTTTTAGTCATTTCTCGTAACTCTGAAATTTATGAGGGTATTCTCCAACTAAGTAATATCACTAATGTTACGCCAGAAGCCACCAAAGAATTACCGATGATTTTGGGGGAAGGTGATGTTATCAAATCACTGCAACTAATGCCTGGATTTAAGAGTGCGAATGAAGGAAGTAGTGAACTATCTGTTAGAGGAGGAGGAACAGATCAGAATTTATTCTTAATTGACAATGTGCCTATTTACAATGCAACTCACAGTTTAGGTTTTTACTCCATCTTCAATACCAATTCATTAAAAAATGTGACAACCTATAAAAGTGGTATCCCTGCCCAATATGGTGGTAGAGGTTCTTCTGTTATTGATGTTCACTTAAGGGAGGGTAACAACCAGAAATTTAATGTATCTGGTGGAATCGGAACTATTTCTGCCAATGCAACGATAGAAGGTCCTATCAAAAAAGACAAAGCATCTTTTATCATTTCAGGAAGAAGACCTTATACCGATCTATTTCAACTTAATTCTGAAAATGGTGTAAATACAATCGTTTTCTATGATTTGAGTGCTAAAGTGAAGTATCAAATTAATAGTAAAAATACGATTACCACTTCTGGTTATTTTAGTAGAGATAAGCTATCCTTTCAAGATGTTTCTGCAAGTGAGTGGGGTAATAATACCGCCAACATTACTTGGAACTCATTATTATCTCCTAAGACATATAGTAATATGACTTTATGGTACACCCATTATAGTGTATCCAACATTATTAATACTGTACCAGAAACGAGTTATATCACTTCTTATACTTTGGATGATATAGGATTGAAATATAATCTAGAGCACTATTTCACCCCCTATGTCACATTTAAAACAGGTCTTGAGAGTATCTATCATCTTTATAATCAAGGAGACATTGCACCTTATGCCCCTGAAAGTATTGTTACTCCAACAGATGCTCAAGATATTTCAGCAATTGAAAGTGCTGCTTATTTTGACATAGAATGGAATATTGATGAAAAAGTAAAACTAGGTATTGGAGGTAGGTATTCCAGATTTGATAATATCCGAAACAGAAGACAGTATATTTATGAATTAACTCCATTTACATCAACCGGAACACTTAATACGGTTGTTGACACTGTCTTTTATTCTGGTTTTAATATTGATAATAGCTACCACAACTTCAGTCCTAGAGCGTCCATGAGTGTGGCTATCACTCCAAAACATTCTTTGAGGATTGCATATGATAGAATGGCTCAATATGCTCAAGAGTTATCCTTATCCTCTTTACCAAATAATGCTGGGGTTTGGATCCCATCAAATAAACTTATCAAACCACTTATTAATGATCAATACAGTATTGGTTACTTAAGTAAGTTAAAAGATGGTGTTTTCGATTTTTCTTTTGATGCATATTATAAAGATTCAAAAGACATATTAGAGTTTCATCCCAACGGCAGATATTTAGTTACCGACCAAATAGAAAATGATGTGGTGGGAGGTATCGGTAAAAGTTATGGCTTTGAGACGTTATTTAGAAAAAGAAAAGGAAAGTTTACAGGGTCTATGGCTTATACCTATAGCTTTTCATTTATGAAAGTGGATGAGATTAATGATGGTAATTGGTACCCTACCAATCAAGATCAACGCCATGTATTCAATATTTTAGGGTCTTTTCAGTTATCACCACAGATACAATTCTCGGCCGTTTGGAATTATGCCTCTGGCCGTCCTTATACCGCTCCTGAAGGTAAATACATTAAGGATGGATATGTGGTTCCTATTTATGGCGAAAGAAACGCAGCAAGACTTCCAAGTACACATCACTTAGATATTTCTCTTACTTTTTATCGTAAGATGTCTAGGAAGAAACAAAATGAGAGTAGTTTCAATTTCTCTATTTACAATGTGTATGCTCGTAAAAATACTTACTCTTATATTTTTAGAAGTAGCAAAAGTAATCCTGAGCAATTAGAAACTGTAAAAGTCTATTTGTTTAGTATATTGCCGTCCTTTAGTTATAACTTTAAGTTTTAA
- the xerD gene encoding site-specific tyrosine recombinase XerD: MDWNTSIKDYSLYLRLERGMSDNTLEAYIRDVRKLKDFLLLIESTEKPNTLTRDDIMQFMMYLNKEFFLATSSQARILSSLKSFFLYLNETDQTENNPVELIEAPRLPKKLPDTLEVEEIDNLIAAINHTTYEGRRNHAIIEVLYGCGLRVSELINLTLDCLYFEEGFIKVVGKGDKERFVPIGEEAIHQVDLYLQNDRHTKTPKKGSESILFLNRRGAKLTRVMIFTIVKRLAEEIQLGKNISPHTFRHSFASHMVEGGADLRAVQEMLGHESITTTEIYTHLNKDYLQQVVTEFHPRVN, encoded by the coding sequence ATGGATTGGAATACTTCAATAAAAGACTACTCTCTTTACTTGAGATTGGAAAGAGGAATGTCTGATAATACTCTGGAAGCATATATTCGGGATGTAAGGAAATTAAAAGATTTTCTATTACTGATAGAATCTACAGAGAAGCCTAATACTTTAACAAGAGATGACATCATGCAATTTATGATGTACTTGAATAAAGAGTTCTTCTTGGCTACATCTTCTCAAGCTCGCATATTGTCTTCACTGAAATCATTTTTTTTATATCTCAACGAAACAGATCAGACCGAAAACAATCCAGTCGAACTGATAGAGGCTCCTCGTTTACCTAAAAAACTGCCAGATACTCTTGAAGTAGAAGAAATAGATAACTTAATAGCAGCAATTAACCACACTACTTATGAAGGGAGGAGAAACCATGCTATTATTGAAGTACTATATGGATGCGGACTAAGAGTTTCAGAATTAATCAACCTTACACTAGACTGCCTTTATTTTGAAGAAGGTTTTATTAAAGTTGTAGGCAAAGGAGATAAAGAACGATTTGTACCAATTGGTGAAGAAGCAATACATCAAGTGGACTTATACCTCCAAAACGATAGACATACTAAAACGCCAAAGAAAGGTTCAGAAAGTATACTCTTTCTCAATAGAAGAGGAGCTAAGCTTACTAGAGTTATGATTTTTACTATAGTGAAAAGGTTGGCAGAAGAAATCCAGTTGGGTAAAAATATTAGCCCTCATACATTTAGACATTCATTTGCCTCACATATGGTAGAGGGTGGAGCAGATCTTAGGGCTGTTCAAGAAATGCTAGGACATGAATCAATTACAACCACTGAGATCTATACGCACCTTAATAAAGATTACCTCCAACAAGTGGTGACAGAGTTTCATCCAAGAGTAAATTAG
- a CDS encoding SiaB family protein kinase, which translates to MEHFSVKTFKQQLSARKISLAFQGIFSQDVLALIGKSLRNTPESRVIAKRLFAIVIEMAQNIHHYSAEKQYSEKDGRDIGVGIVAIAEDDDHYIITSGNCIIKTEVPPLIERANYINGLSPDKLKQFYREQRKAPQREGKPGANLGFIDMVRKSGNPIEINIKDYDETRSFFILSVKVNKEL; encoded by the coding sequence ATGGAACATTTTAGTGTTAAGACTTTCAAGCAACAACTGTCTGCTAGAAAAATCTCCTTGGCATTCCAAGGTATTTTTTCTCAGGACGTACTTGCTTTGATAGGTAAGAGTTTAAGGAACACTCCAGAAAGTAGGGTAATTGCTAAACGTCTTTTCGCCATTGTTATTGAAATGGCTCAAAATATTCACCATTATTCTGCAGAAAAACAATACTCTGAAAAGGATGGAAGAGATATTGGCGTGGGAATTGTAGCTATAGCTGAAGATGATGATCATTATATCATCACATCAGGTAACTGTATTATTAAAACAGAAGTTCCTCCTTTAATAGAAAGGGCAAACTATATTAATGGGTTGTCTCCCGATAAATTGAAACAATTTTACAGAGAACAACGCAAAGCTCCACAACGAGAAGGGAAACCTGGTGCAAACTTAGGTTTTATAGACATGGTTCGTAAGTCCGGAAACCCGATTGAAATAAACATAAAAGACTACGACGAGACCAGGTCATTTTTTATATTGTCAGTAAAAGTTAATAAAGAACTTTAA
- the murI gene encoding glutamate racemase has product MIGLFDSGYGGLSVFRVLKETLPDTPLIYYADHEHCPYGQKSKEYLINRAEKITEVLIEQGAEIIVVACNTATAAAIDHLRNNYDIPFVGMEPAIKPAALSSITKAVGVLATEGTFSGKLFNETKEKYAKDIKVVIQPGTGLVELVEAHKMHTYKSWQVLYPLLKKMKEENVDQIVLGCTHYPFLFEDIQKLAGEHVTLIDPAPAVAKQVVRIKETILDFPEKGKAQFYQFITSHADVKNFRASVLKLVDVNDDNTLFAYDWS; this is encoded by the coding sequence ATGATAGGATTGTTTGATTCTGGTTACGGAGGGCTTTCAGTTTTTAGAGTACTAAAGGAAACTCTTCCTGATACTCCTTTGATCTATTATGCAGATCATGAGCATTGTCCATATGGTCAGAAATCAAAAGAATATTTGATCAATCGAGCGGAGAAAATCACAGAAGTTTTAATTGAACAGGGAGCTGAAATTATTGTAGTAGCTTGTAATACAGCAACAGCGGCAGCAATTGATCATTTAAGAAACAACTACGATATTCCGTTTGTGGGAATGGAGCCTGCTATAAAACCTGCAGCATTATCTTCAATAACTAAAGCAGTTGGTGTTTTAGCCACTGAAGGTACTTTCTCTGGAAAACTATTTAATGAGACAAAAGAGAAATATGCAAAGGATATAAAAGTGGTTATCCAGCCTGGTACAGGTCTAGTAGAATTAGTGGAGGCGCATAAAATGCATACTTACAAATCTTGGCAAGTACTTTACCCTCTATTAAAGAAAATGAAGGAAGAGAATGTAGATCAAATAGTTTTGGGATGTACACATTATCCATTTCTATTTGAAGATATACAGAAACTAGCAGGAGAACATGTTACATTAATTGACCCAGCACCAGCCGTAGCTAAACAGGTAGTAAGAATTAAAGAAACCATTCTTGATTTCCCAGAAAAAGGGAAAGCCCAGTTTTATCAGTTTATTACCTCTCATGCCGATGTTAAAAACTTTAGAGCATCAGTACTAAAACTAGTTGACGTAAATGACGATAACACCCTATTTGCTTACGATTGGTCTTAA
- a CDS encoding thioredoxin family protein: MAVIDANDSNFQELLSQNDKVVVKYFAGWCGSCRLFKPKFKRLSGDERFEGIAFLDVNAEESPEARALAGVNNLPFFAIFKDGKLVEGGPMSKEDAVVELIEKLK, from the coding sequence ATGGCAGTTATCGATGCAAATGATAGCAATTTCCAAGAGTTATTATCTCAAAATGATAAAGTTGTAGTAAAATATTTCGCAGGATGGTGTGGCAGCTGTCGTTTATTCAAACCAAAATTTAAAAGACTTTCAGGTGATGAACGTTTTGAGGGTATTGCTTTTCTTGATGTAAACGCTGAAGAAAGTCCTGAAGCAAGAGCATTAGCAGGAGTTAATAACCTTCCATTTTTTGCCATTTTCAAAGATGGTAAATTAGTTGAAGGAGGTCCAATGTCTAAAGAAGATGCTGTTGTAGAACTTATCGAAAAATTGAAATAA
- a CDS encoding DUF6952 family protein: MKIPVIKKLVETYSLEELQAAEEALAEEQQPTIEIGGDDEGEQLTHAFAAIWIKEKVDAGEDFKVALRAYTSMVRGSIS, from the coding sequence ATGAAAATACCAGTTATAAAAAAATTAGTAGAAACCTACTCATTGGAAGAGCTTCAAGCTGCCGAAGAGGCTTTAGCTGAAGAACAACAACCCACTATTGAGATTGGTGGTGATGATGAAGGGGAACAACTTACTCATGCATTTGCGGCAATCTGGATAAAAGAAAAAGTAGATGCTGGTGAAGACTTTAAAGTTGCTTTAAGAGCTTACACTTCAATGGTGAGAGGTTCTATTTCATAG
- a CDS encoding beta/alpha barrel domain-containing protein, translating into MGLKTRVFVSDVDNLGDGRYCAGMGVEMIGFPIEESHPRYVSADKYKEIASWLAGIKFAGEVYSSADVDFAAYDAIETIVTDNPALVDDLSNRGKTLMYKIEVTSLEETEQQMSMLEQKVDLFLLEFSADLTAQDYASIRQLTEEYKVIIAGGFNENTVNDLLDEAKPEGIALKGGSEVAVGVNTFDGLVEVLEAIETDEWA; encoded by the coding sequence ATGGGACTGAAAACACGCGTATTTGTTTCAGATGTAGATAATTTGGGAGACGGTAGATATTGTGCAGGAATGGGAGTGGAAATGATTGGTTTTCCTATCGAAGAGAGTCACCCACGCTATGTTTCAGCAGATAAATACAAAGAGATCGCAAGTTGGTTGGCAGGAATTAAATTTGCAGGTGAGGTATACTCTTCAGCAGATGTAGACTTTGCTGCTTATGATGCTATCGAAACCATCGTTACTGACAACCCCGCTTTAGTTGATGACCTTTCTAACAGAGGAAAAACTTTAATGTACAAGATTGAAGTGACTTCTTTGGAAGAAACAGAACAACAAATGTCGATGTTGGAGCAAAAAGTAGATTTATTCCTATTAGAGTTTTCTGCTGATTTAACGGCACAGGATTATGCATCTATTCGTCAGTTAACAGAAGAATATAAAGTGATTATCGCTGGTGGCTTTAATGAAAATACTGTAAATGATCTATTGGATGAGGCGAAACCAGAAGGTATAGCTTTAAAAGGTGGTTCTGAGGTTGCTGTAGGTGTAAATACCTTTGATGGCCTAGTAGAAGTTTTAGAAGCTATTGAAACGGACGAGTGGGCTTAG
- a CDS encoding DUF1573 domain-containing protein — MKAKFSSVLLLVFSIFFGMSNSYGQGKIQFEKTVHDFGDINEEDGDAKVIFDFTNNGNKPLKLTSVKASCGCTTPNWSTDPVAAGGKGFIEVSYSTKNRPGTFNKTISVRTDGQPQVLLLTIKGNVIPRPKGPKDWYPMEIGNVRFKTTHLVFTNIKNTDKDTLSTVLYNEGKSEIAINYKDAKTPDYVKVWGSKDKLASEDTATLYISYDAALKGDYGYLFEYFQLPTSDIKQPKKRINISAHVKEDFSNVSKDQSTWPKVEFNTKKHEFGEMKALDKKSTAFKITNKGGNELIIRKVKASCGCTATKPQKTQLAPGESTTLDVTFTAGNYNRKVTKSITVITNDPDHPETTLQIEADVKTAEEN, encoded by the coding sequence ATGAAAGCAAAATTTAGTTCGGTACTGCTTTTAGTATTTTCAATTTTCTTTGGAATGTCCAATTCTTACGGACAAGGAAAGATTCAATTTGAAAAAACAGTGCATGACTTTGGGGATATCAATGAAGAAGATGGAGATGCAAAAGTAATCTTTGATTTTACAAATAATGGAAACAAACCTCTAAAATTAACTAGTGTAAAAGCAAGTTGTGGTTGTACTACTCCTAATTGGTCAACAGACCCGGTAGCCGCTGGTGGTAAGGGGTTTATAGAAGTAAGTTACTCTACAAAAAATAGACCTGGTACATTTAATAAAACGATTTCAGTAAGAACAGACGGTCAACCACAAGTATTGCTGTTAACGATAAAAGGAAATGTAATTCCAAGACCAAAAGGGCCTAAAGATTGGTACCCTATGGAAATTGGAAATGTTCGATTCAAGACAACTCACTTAGTATTTACAAATATCAAAAATACTGACAAAGATACGTTGAGTACAGTATTATATAATGAAGGGAAATCAGAAATCGCCATCAATTATAAGGATGCAAAGACACCGGACTATGTTAAAGTTTGGGGTTCTAAGGATAAATTAGCTTCCGAAGATACTGCAACGTTATATATAAGTTATGATGCAGCTTTGAAAGGGGATTATGGTTATTTATTTGAATATTTTCAATTACCAACATCAGATATTAAGCAACCCAAAAAGAGAATCAATATTAGTGCTCATGTCAAAGAAGACTTTAGTAATGTCTCAAAAGATCAATCGACTTGGCCAAAAGTAGAGTTCAATACTAAAAAACATGAGTTTGGTGAAATGAAAGCATTGGATAAAAAATCTACTGCATTCAAAATTACAAATAAAGGAGGCAATGAGTTAATCATAAGAAAAGTAAAAGCTTCTTGTGGATGTACAGCGACAAAACCTCAAAAAACACAATTGGCTCCGGGAGAAAGTACTACACTTGATGTTACTTTTACTGCCGGTAATTACAATAGAAAAGTAACAAAGTCGATCACAGTGATCACAAACGATCCTGATCATCCTGAAACTACGCTTCAAATTGAAGCAGATGTAAAAACAGCCGAAGAAAACTAA